The Chloroflexota bacterium genome includes a region encoding these proteins:
- a CDS encoding ATP-binding protein: protein MIHRPHYLKRLANATRRAPITALLGPRQCGKTTLARLFAKELQTTFFDLESYPDQRRLENPELVLGSLEGIVILDEIQIMPELFQVLRVLVDRPENQARFLILGSASPAIIKSASESLAGRVEFIELSGFDLSESGEQAWETLWLRGGFPRAYLAEAEADSLAWREGFIRTFLERDIPQLGINIPAIAMRRFWTMLAHYHGQTWNASELGRSMGLSDKTVRSYLDILSGTFMVRQLQPWFENLGKRQVKSPKVYLRDSGLLHSLLDIPDRHALLGHPKIGASWEGYVIEQLLQAVRPAQAYFWATHSGAEVDLVFLHQGKKYGVEVKFNEAPKITPSMRTALSDLELEHLWVIYPGEHTYPVDERISVWPLKEIARLPVVSG from the coding sequence ATGATCCATCGACCCCATTATCTAAAAAGACTCGCTAATGCCACTCGCCGCGCACCCATTACGGCTCTCTTGGGGCCGCGTCAGTGCGGTAAAACGACTCTGGCGCGTTTGTTTGCCAAGGAACTTCAGACAACATTTTTCGATCTCGAATCCTATCCTGACCAACGCCGGTTGGAAAACCCAGAACTGGTGTTGGGTTCGCTCGAGGGGATTGTGATTTTGGACGAAATCCAGATCATGCCGGAACTATTTCAGGTTTTACGCGTTCTGGTAGACCGTCCCGAAAATCAGGCCCGTTTTTTGATTCTCGGCAGCGCTTCGCCAGCCATTATCAAGTCTGCATCCGAAAGCCTGGCGGGGCGAGTGGAGTTTATTGAATTGAGCGGTTTCGATCTCTCGGAAAGCGGCGAGCAAGCCTGGGAAACCTTATGGCTACGGGGTGGCTTTCCGCGGGCCTATCTGGCAGAAGCTGAAGCAGATAGCCTGGCCTGGCGGGAAGGGTTCATCCGCACTTTCCTGGAGCGCGATATTCCCCAATTGGGGATCAATATTCCTGCCATCGCCATGCGCCGTTTTTGGACGATGCTGGCTCACTATCACGGCCAAACGTGGAATGCCTCGGAATTAGGCCGCTCGATGGGCTTGTCGGATAAAACCGTGCGTTCGTACCTGGACATCCTCAGTGGAACATTCATGGTGCGCCAGTTGCAACCCTGGTTCGAGAACCTGGGCAAACGGCAGGTTAAATCACCGAAAGTCTATTTGCGGGATAGCGGCCTTTTGCATAGCCTGCTGGATATTCCTGATCGTCATGCTTTATTGGGACACCCGAAGATCGGGGCTTCCTGGGAAGGGTACGTGATTGAACAGTTATTGCAGGCTGTACGGCCAGCGCAGGCTTATTTCTGGGCGACCCACAGTGGGGCAGAAGTCGATTTGGTATTTCTTCATCAGGGGAAGAAATATGGCGTGGAAGTCAAATTCAACGAAGCACCGAAGATCACCCCATCCATGCGCACTGCCCTCTCGGATTTGGAGCTGGAACATCTGTGGGTCATCTATCCCGGCGAGCATACCTATCCGGTTGACGAACGCATCAGTGTCTGGCCCCTGAAAGAGATTGCCCGATTGCCGGTTGTGTCTGGCTGA